CAGAAATGCTCATATAATGATAGCTACCATTCCGATGTCTAAAAGTAACAGAAATGCTGGTATAATGATAGCTACCATTCCGATGTCTAAAAGTAACAGAACTGCTCGTATAATGATAGCTACCATTCCGACGTCTAAAAGTAACAGAAATGCTCATATAATGATAGCTACCATTCCGACGTCTAAAAGTAACAAAAGGGATCAAAGGTTAATTCTAAccgggtcatgtaaggatgtgccaggtttaatGGAGGAGGAAaactggagtacccggagataACCCATCGACCAGTgttcagtacctggcaactgccctacatAGCCATTAGTATGGTGGACAAAGATATGCACATATGATAACATTTACCTTGAAAGATGCCTTACAGTGAGAAAGAAATGTTAAGAAAatatcactgaagtgaagaTAGCagaatatcaatatgataatattagGATGATTGTGATAACGAACTAGGGAAAGCATGTGCTGCCACTCAGACTGGTAcagaatattgatataatattatGATGATTACGATAACGTACAAGGGAAAGCATGTACTGCCACTCTGACTGGTACAGAATACTGATATAATATTATGATGAATGTGATAACTTACTTGGGGAAGCGTGTGCTGCCACACCAACTGGTACGTTGCCACTGATGCTGTTGTCCAGTTTAAACTGCTGGATGTGGCTCTCCTGAGCATGAGCATGGACCACCTTCCTAGGCTCACTGTGGACCGATACAATCTGGAACAAACAGTACCAATGTGCTCTTTCTTTCTATCTCTCAAATGCAGTGTTTTCTCTATTTATATCTCTCAGAAATATGGTTTCAGTATCATAGTTGGTGAAATGAACCTTGGGCTAAAGAGGCATTTTCTTTACCAAATGTTAAAGTGTATCACTAATCATTTGCTGCCTGTTGTTAAAGTGTATCACTTGCTGCCTGTTCTCATTGGTTTTTATCCATGTTTGATTACAAAGTAAGACTACCTTGAACTGGATGTGGCCGTACTTTAAACTTGAGCAGAACCTGAACTTACTTTCACCTTAATCTGGTTATGACCTTTAACCTTGAGTTTGATGTGAACTTACCTTGACCTCCAGCTGGTTGCTAATGAAGCGTCCACTTTGCGAAGAACAGCTGAGAATGAACTTGCGGCTGTTGAGTGCATTGCCATTGTTATGGAAATAATAGAGCTCCTGCATCACTCGCTCATAGTTGTCTTTGGTATCAGCATCTGGCGATGGTAATTACACAGGTCtataattgtatacatacatgGTGTATATCTATAGTGCTTACTACACATACATTTAATGGTATTTTATATCTTAACATAATATACATTTGGCATCTGTAAGCGGATCAAACACTAtaatttgtttgaaatgaaatttgataataggaattttgtttcaaagccaaacaattaattttaaatcagacaatatgtttatattagaGGAATTTCATTTCGAAAGTTTTCAGAAATAGTTGttcaatcaaaattattttcaacaaaagtCCAGAGTAAACATGACAAAATATttctacatatatgtactttaTAAACAGCAATAtgtgatataaatgtataaggTTTCTTACTTGTTATGACAAGTCCGCTGTTCGTTTCACTTCCCTCTAAGTGCATGTTGAAACGGGAGATTGTGCTCTCAGGAAGATTGAGGTGTTCAACACGGAAATCCAGAGGGGGATCAGCCCTGATCGTACAAGTGTCTAATAAAATGTCTTGTTGTGGGACTTCCTTCTCAATGGTCTCCTCTGTCAAATGgagatttgtattttaaattgaatctatgattttttccccatttttttttgtatgtgcAATAGCTATTCAATATATAAAActcatgtaatttttttaaatcttttttcaAAATTCCTAACAAACTAAGATTATCTGCAGCAATAAATCAGAAACAATTTCACCTTGTTATCTTgaacatatgtatttttaaaacttgaaaactttGGTTAAAGTTCAACATGAACATTCAAACTCACATTACCAGAATTACTTTGTTACTTGGAGTTTTACCATTATAATTTTACATTGGAAATGACGCACATTGCATCTAAGCTTGAAGCATTACACGATAAGGGAACAGGACTGTGTGTTTGACGTGATATATTAAGTATGGTGATAGACTTACGTTGGTTCCTGGTGCGTGATAACTTGTCTTGTAATTTCTGTATTTTTGATGGCATTGTCCCATCTTCTTCCTCATCTTCATCCTCATCCTCATCGGGAGCGAGGCCGTTATGAAGCAGGAAGTCGACACCAATATGAATGCCTGTGAAGATCCTCTGGCCAGAGAGAAGCTGGGAGGCTGTGGACTGGACAATGTGGGGGCCCGACAGGGAAATGGAGGGGATAGGGGCAGGATTCACCATTACAAACGTCTCAGCGATGGGCAAGATCACTTCCTTATCATCACAGCTGAAAATATAGGTAAAGTGTCAATACTATCAGATATCTGTTATATTAGAATTTTATTGTTCAAAACATAGGTAAAAAGATTATTATAGTTAAGATGTAAGCTTTGAAAACAATTCTATGTACCATAATTTCTTTTGGATTGCCCGCTGTTGTGACATTATTTTGTGAGGAAAATCTGCATTGTTTTCACCATAAAGTATGGTGTtacattatcaaacacatgacattacaatcatactcacaagggcagataactctgtaatatgcacataCAGAAAAGCCCTCCATAAATCATGTTATCAGCAGACAATACACGAGAAATGTAGTTATATATTTGCTATCCAACCAAATGGACCAAAGGCACtgataaaatattcaattataagATGGATATTTCATTATGAGCACATGAATTAAACCACAGAGCAGTGTTTAGAAATACATACTGGACGTTGGTTGAAATGTCAATGTTTCTCCGCCCTGGGGTAGGGAACTGGCGTGCATTGAGGTAGACAATATCTCGTACAAGATTCTGAACCTTGGTAATATTTTTACCCTCGATGGTAAACTCTGTCATCTCGCTGTTGTAGCTCAAAGCCTGAAAGTAGAGGTACAATGGGCaaattaaaactgtttaatgggcaaattaaaactgtttaatgGGCAATTAAAACAGTTCAATGGGCAAATCCAAACTATTTAATGGGTTAGAAAATTATAACTGTTGATGGGTTTAACAGATCAAAACTTTCTATTGTTACACGTAAAAGGATTGGATtatacaaaaagaaaaattgtgAATTCAGAAATCAGACTGCagaaatgttaaataaatatcatCAGACTGCagaaatgttaaataaatatcaacTATGAAGGGGAAGTAACcacaaacaaattattatttttggtaCATTTCTTGATAAATCAATAAACTTTTTCTAAAGATATGAAGATTTCTGAAATTAATGCTAACAGCAGCCTCTAAATGTTCTGATTTGTTACCATAATAAcagaaataaagatataatagaGCATACTTACTGAACCCGTCAGCAGAGCTTTGGTTCCTTTGAAGTCTAGGTTTTCCTTACAGCTATTCAGACAATGGATGACACGGTCACTCTCAGTTTGTCCCTTAAGGACGGACAGACCCGCCAAAAATCCTCGTAGGTAGTGCTCAAACTTATTTTTGGCACCTGTAAAAGTAGAGTATAGTTCATTACTATGGTTTATAATATTACACAGATAGTAATATCTATTGTAAGCATAGAAATCGctgtttacaattttacaatgaaaGAATTCATATTGGGAGAAAAACTTCTGCTTGTAGTTTACTAGCTTCAGATTCATACACCCTTGGTAGGTCAATATTACACAAAAAGTTATGAAATAGTGGATATACCCACCCTGCCAGCATGCACCAACAACAAGTTTGGTAGAATGGACTTTGACGGTGTGTTGTAGTGGCCAGTCATCTACTACCTCCATGTTAGATTGGTCGGGGATCAGCAACTTGCCGTCGATGTACAGTCGCACCTAAAAACAACCAAATACAACAGTAACTTAAACAGTCAAATGTCAATGTAGGTAACTGTACAAGGAAACTGCACTGTAAGAACAATGCTTGATCCTAGTCTCACAATAAGAAgcaaaatttattaataaaagtttCAGATGAATagtcagggatcaatctagACCTCATTTACTACTGTTTATGGATAGTTTCCTCTCAAGAAATAAATTTCCCTCTGTCCTAAACTTCCCCTCTAGAAGGAAAAAAATCCCCCCTTTAAAGTTCATATATGAccggttggtttttttttaaacaaaattttcccCTCTGACacatttttcatcaaattttaaaagttttggTTGTAAATTACCtaatttttatcataaaactactgcatattttatgattaGCAAACATTTGTTAATACTGAGTTTAAAATCTTTCTTTCATTAAATCTAACAATGTAAAAGGTtattttaagacatttttttttcagcttcaaaatgaaaatattttgaaaacaaaatacgaACAGTGGAATTCCCCTAAATGGCACTAAACTTTTCCCCTAATTTGAATAAGAGTAGTTTCCCCTAAAAtctagattgatccctgataGTGACTTTACAAAAGCTTGCATGGTCAGGAATGAACAACACTTAACTTTGTCAAGCCATGTAAAGATACATACGTGAGGATAGTCCATGCTGATGGCGTAGTAATGCCATTCACCATCGTTAATCTGTGGCAGTCGCCAGCGCCACTCCGCAGGCTTAAACACTTCCATATCCTCAGGACTTTCGCCCTCACGACGTAACAAAAACACCAGCTTCTCACCATGAACGAACAAAGCATAATGGTGGCGGTTCATACCTGAAATAAAGCATAATGGTGTTAGTCTTTACCTAAAATGAGAAAAGATTTTATACAAACCAATATGGTATGACTTATCTGacaatataatatcacaaacataaatcTGGTATTTCTTTGGGAATGATAGCCTTATTCAAGTTTATCACTGTAGATAATGATCCCATAACTAATTTCCATAGTTAGACATTTTTGAAGTACACAATATCTTtcgtttttcttttttgtttcgAAAATTCAAATTTCATCTCTTCTCAAACCTGTTCAGTGTTGCTCCATTAGATATGCCAAGCTATTGAAAAGAAATATTCTCTCTCTCTTTGAACTATAATTCCTCTTTACATATGTGGCAATGTGAGGCTCAGACGGAACTTTTATTTAAGATAATAATTCAATAACACATGGTGAAATCATGGCATCTTAACAGTATCAAGTCTTGTGAAGTCACAAATTACTTGTCAATGTGTAAATGTGGCAGATAAAAACAGTAAGTGACAAATTCAGTTAACCATTTTTAATATTGATTACAAGATCAAATATAACAATGTTACCTTCGCCATCCGACATACACATTATGTGCTCCTTCTCTGGGCGTCCATCAGGACTTACAGTCAAGTCCTCAAACTCATGTTTCATCCAGGTGGAAATTGTGAAGTGATGAAACAGAGAGTGGTTGAAGTGGGAAATAGGAACTTCTACAGCGTTTGTCTGTCCATCAAAGTAGAAGATCTGGTCACTCTCGTGTCCGTCATCAACATTGAGTGTACTCGTGTAGGTGGTAGTTAGACTTGGTGATGGCAGCAAGTCCACGCTGTTATCATTGGCACCtagaggtcaaaaggtcaaggGTATCACAAATATAGTACAGGTACCTACTACAGGTAACAAGGTCATAGGAATCACAGATATAGTACTGGTACCTACTAGAGGTCACAAGGTCAAGGGTATTACAAATATAGTACTTGTACCTACTAGAGGTAACAAGGTCATGGGAATCACAGATATAGTACTAGTACCTACTAGTGGTCACAAGGTCAAGGacattataaattatttatggCACCTACTAAAATTAAGTTcataatatcataaaattaaGGTAAAGAAATGTAACCTTGCAGTCATTTACATAAGAACTTAAATTATTGGTCACAGATTCATGGAGTTTCAATAATATAAATGCCAATGAAAAGGCATTAAGAGAAATAACTtgcacacaaaaaaaaaaccaaacaagtATGTAATTCCATGGTTAAACTAGTGAACGTTAAGAATACTTGGTATTTTCCATTCACACACTGATATCCAATACTTACCACACAGTTTCCTCTGTGATACAATGGAGTAGGTGTCACGGTCACACCCCTTGCCGATATGTTTGGTTGCTAGGTGcattttgac
The nucleotide sequence above comes from Argopecten irradians isolate NY chromosome 1, Ai_NY, whole genome shotgun sequence. Encoded proteins:
- the LOC138321685 gene encoding calsyntenin-1-like isoform X2, with protein sequence MEKIHLVLFLVLFVGHVYSMSEPNMYDPVIVSQRTNRRGVPVFKGTIGEDQTTVKLDSVLRAYDNDSTGGAKYICGYDVISLRQDVPFVVDIKSRATGEAVLNLVEGAHLNFEKRARYRFSVIAFDCGTPRRESNKAIFFIRVKDVDEFPPKFIQDNYFVEMDEGRFYDSLVRVRATDSDRSPEYRGICGYEILTNNVPFTIDRRGNLRNTEVIHYKQHHNFILELVAVDCGGKRSKKAVINIKMREVCKSGWQDIPDHVNYDAGSGQVKLVPGATLKWCDNTCVPQKVKVKMHLATKHIGKGCDRDTYSIVSQRKLCGANDNSVDLLPSPSLTTTYTSTLNVDDGHESDQIFYFDGQTNAVEVPISHFNHSLFHHFTISTWMKHEFEDLTVSPDGRPEKEHIMCMSDGEGMNRHHYALFVHGEKLVFLLRREGESPEDMEVFKPAEWRWRLPQINDGEWHYYAISMDYPHVRLYIDGKLLIPDQSNMEVVDDWPLQHTVKVHSTKLVVGACWQGAKNKFEHYLRGFLAGLSVLKGQTESDRVIHCLNSCKENLDFKGTKALLTGSALSYNSEMTEFTIEGKNITKVQNLVRDIVYLNARQFPTPGRRNIDISTNVHCDDKEVILPIAETFVMVNPAPIPSISLSGPHIVQSTASQLLSGQRIFTGIHIGVDFLLHNGLAPDEDEDEDEEEDGTMPSKIQKLQDKLSRTRNQQETIEKEVPQQDILLDTCTIRADPPLDFRVEHLNLPESTISRFNMHLEGSETNSGLVITNADTKDNYERVMQELYYFHNNGNALNSRKFILSCSSQSGRFISNQLEVKIVSVHSEPRKVVHAHAQESHIQQFKLDNSISGNVPVGVAAHASPNVGMVAIIVVCVGFLLFMIILGVIRIRAAHRRTVVQVDDKMMEMEWDNSALNITVNPMEQREVFEYEDVPMKLRDDSDSDDDIDSYHDDCDSSDEEEEEVVVKKLKDLEWDDSTLSF
- the LOC138321685 gene encoding calsyntenin-1-like isoform X1, giving the protein MEKIHLVLFLVLFVGHVYSMSEPNMYDPVIVSQRTNRRGVPVFKGTIGEDQTTVKLDSVLRAYDNDSTGGAKYICGYDVISLRQDVPFVVDIKSRATGEAVLNLVEGAHLNFEKRARYRFSVIAFDCGTPRRESNKAIFFIRVKDVDEFPPKFIQDNYFVEMDEGRFYDSLVRVRATDSDRSPEYRGICGYEILTNNVPFTIDRRGNLRNTEVIHYKQHHNFILELVAVDCGGKRSKKAVINIKMREVCKSGWQDIPDHVNYDAGSGQVKLVPGATLKWCDNTCVPQKVKVKMHLATKHIGKGCDRDTYSIVSQRKLCGANDNSVDLLPSPSLTTTYTSTLNVDDGHESDQIFYFDGQTNAVEVPISHFNHSLFHHFTISTWMKHEFEDLTVSPDGRPEKEHIMCMSDGEGMNRHHYALFVHGEKLVFLLRREGESPEDMEVFKPAEWRWRLPQINDGEWHYYAISMDYPHVRLYIDGKLLIPDQSNMEVVDDWPLQHTVKVHSTKLVVGACWQGAKNKFEHYLRGFLAGLSVLKGQTESDRVIHCLNSCKENLDFKGTKALLTGSALSYNSEMTEFTIEGKNITKVQNLVRDIVYLNARQFPTPGRRNIDISTNVHCDDKEVILPIAETFVMVNPAPIPSISLSGPHIVQSTASQLLSGQRIFTGIHIGVDFLLHNGLAPDEDEDEDEEEDGTMPSKIQKLQDKLSRTRNQQETIEKEVPQQDILLDTCTIRADPPLDFRVEHLNLPESTISRFNMHLEGSETNSGLVITNADTKDNYERVMQELYYFHNNGNALNSRKFILSCSSQSGRFISNQLEVKIVSVHSEPRKVVHAHAQESHIQQFKLDNSISGNVPVGVAAHASPNVGMVAIIVVCVGFLLFMIILGVIRIRAAHRRTVVQVDDKMMEMEWDNSALNITVNPMEQREVREKVFEYEDVPMKLRDDSDSDDDIDSYHDDCDSSDEEEEEVVVKKLKDLEWDDSTLSF